In a single window of the Amycolatopsis sp. cg5 genome:
- a CDS encoding FUSC family protein — MKLWDSTRDRLVASDPGFVRLKLGLSAVLGIVLSVLALLPLHQPLTIMLVGAIAAMMAAFTVGDATPRKQAVTLLLALVVGAISLTVASLGTAVPPLDSILFVLLIFVAVYAQRFGSRGIALGSVGFFLFFFAMFLQTHLRQVPSLLLALTVGIAANALVRFVLLRRRPDAEFLRIRRAFRARLGAVVRAAEAYLAAGGTERARKQLRTANSRLHECVLLIEDTAPDVIDEQDVGLLRRRAIEVELAVQWLSITTQRTVTEDLAPENRDKLIASLQRFHALIERDPRDLPLISETGEFSKMLVEGSRIDDHPEPGDELRRSLAELALADVKAQRVAEHDKSDVDPEEEPEKKPAFTYDNQTRSAIQAVVGGGLAVIGGALVSQQRWYWAVLTVFVVFIGSSTAGATFVKGARRLGGTLIGIIGGVLLATLVTGSTGATLALILVCVFGMVYMSRVSQVIMAFFVTAMLGLLYSLLGTFSLEVLWIRLAETAVGAAAGILAAVVIVPVRTRSVMLDDTATVLEELRDFLDHAVKLLSGSENVNIIELSRDLDRAVEKVRATIEPLTHPINFRSARRDYGWHVLTALETIAFRARHVAARSQPGLLAGEDRFLLFAGRIDRNIGVLLDAVGETAHDKLVLDDGTPVSDAIVDAQARSVLSSLGQLDSALIALGRAFDLEAVPRPS, encoded by the coding sequence GTGAAACTCTGGGACTCCACAAGGGACAGGCTGGTCGCCTCCGATCCCGGCTTCGTCCGGCTGAAGCTCGGCCTGTCCGCGGTACTCGGCATCGTCCTTTCCGTACTCGCGCTGCTGCCACTGCACCAGCCGCTCACGATCATGCTCGTCGGCGCGATCGCCGCGATGATGGCGGCCTTCACCGTCGGCGACGCCACCCCTCGGAAGCAGGCCGTCACCCTGCTGCTCGCGCTGGTCGTCGGCGCGATCTCGCTCACCGTCGCCAGTCTCGGCACCGCCGTCCCGCCGCTGGACAGCATTTTGTTCGTGCTGCTCATCTTCGTCGCCGTCTACGCCCAGCGCTTCGGCAGCCGCGGCATCGCGCTCGGGTCCGTCGGCTTCTTCCTGTTCTTCTTCGCGATGTTCCTGCAGACGCACCTGCGCCAGGTGCCTTCGCTGCTGCTCGCGCTGACCGTCGGCATCGCCGCCAACGCGCTGGTCAGGTTCGTGCTGCTCCGCCGCCGCCCGGACGCCGAGTTCCTCCGCATCCGCCGGGCCTTCCGCGCCCGGCTCGGCGCCGTCGTCCGCGCGGCCGAGGCCTATCTCGCGGCAGGCGGCACCGAACGCGCCCGCAAACAGCTGCGCACGGCCAATTCCCGCCTGCACGAGTGCGTGCTCCTCATCGAGGACACCGCACCCGACGTCATCGACGAGCAGGACGTCGGCCTGCTGCGCCGCCGCGCGATCGAGGTCGAACTGGCCGTCCAATGGCTCTCGATCACCACCCAGCGCACGGTCACCGAAGACCTCGCGCCGGAGAACCGCGACAAACTCATCGCCAGCCTCCAGCGATTCCACGCGCTCATCGAACGCGACCCCCGCGATCTGCCGCTCATCAGCGAGACCGGCGAGTTCAGCAAGATGCTCGTCGAGGGCAGCCGCATCGACGACCACCCCGAGCCGGGCGACGAGCTCCGCCGGTCACTCGCCGAACTCGCGCTCGCCGACGTCAAAGCGCAGCGCGTCGCCGAACACGACAAGTCCGATGTGGACCCCGAGGAAGAGCCGGAGAAGAAGCCCGCCTTCACCTACGACAACCAGACCCGCAGCGCCATCCAAGCGGTCGTCGGCGGCGGCCTCGCGGTCATCGGCGGCGCGCTCGTCTCCCAGCAACGCTGGTACTGGGCCGTACTGACGGTGTTCGTGGTGTTCATCGGCTCCTCGACCGCGGGCGCCACGTTCGTCAAGGGCGCGCGCAGGCTCGGCGGCACGCTGATCGGCATCATCGGCGGCGTGCTACTGGCGACACTGGTCACCGGCAGCACCGGCGCGACACTCGCGTTGATCCTGGTGTGCGTGTTCGGCATGGTCTACATGTCGCGGGTGTCCCAGGTGATCATGGCGTTCTTCGTCACCGCCATGCTCGGCCTCCTGTACAGCCTCCTCGGCACCTTCAGCCTCGAAGTACTGTGGATCCGCCTCGCCGAGACCGCCGTCGGCGCCGCGGCGGGCATCCTCGCCGCGGTGGTCATCGTCCCCGTCCGCACCCGCTCGGTCATGCTCGACGACACCGCGACCGTGCTCGAAGAACTCCGCGACTTCCTCGACCACGCCGTGAAACTGTTGTCCGGCAGCGAAAACGTCAACATCATCGAGCTGTCCCGCGACCTCGACCGAGCCGTCGAGAAGGTCCGCGCGACCATCGAGCCCCTGACCCACCCGATCAACTTCCGCAGCGCCCGCCGCGACTACGGCTGGCACGTGCTGACCGCGCTGGAGACCATCGCCTTCCGCGCCCGCCACGTGGCCGCGCGCTCCCAGCCAGGCCTGCTCGCGGGCGAAGACCGCTTCCTCCTGTTCGCCGGCCGCATCGACCGCAACATCGGCGTCCTGCTCGACGCGGTCGGCGAGACCGCGCACGACAAGCTCGTCCTCGACGACGGCACCCCCGTCTCGGACGCCATCGTCGACGCCCAGGCGCGCTCGGTCCTGTCCAGCCTCGGCCAGCTCGACAGCGCCCTCATCGCACTCGGCCGCGCCTTCGACCTCGAAGCGGTCCCCCGCCCCTCGTGA
- a CDS encoding GH92 family glycosyl hydrolase: protein MPRSARTTLSTALSVVVIAAGLAAVPTTASAEAPADFYSSFETGETQPTWNDTVETDAQGKQKAFGVNGANGTAIPGDIRGRVTETSASSENTSGEDSTMLVDGTADTKWLAWTPTAWEQITLSEATSITHYAVTSANDAPERDPKDWTLQGSNDALTWTDIDKQAGQSFSDRFQQKDYKLAAPTAAFKYFRYDVTRNNGGPIMQVAELLLANDEPAPPPLPNMRTFPDSGPTSGYTNKNRVGFTGLRAYRYSGSQTVTGHGWSYNKIFDVDIPVTNTTELSYKIQPQFIKDDLKYPSTNVAVDLAFTDGTYLSQLGATDQYGFALSPQGQGASKVLYTNQWNLVRANLALAAGKTIDRILVGYDNPNGPGVLQGWLDDIKISATPTPPASKRPTDNVLTTRGTLANSTFSRGNNFPATAVPHGFNFWTPVTDAGSNSWLYNYHSGNNAQNLPTLQSFSASHEPSPWMGDRQSFQVMPSLATGVPDANREKRALAFKHENETARAHYYGVQFENGIKTELAPTDHAALFRFTFPGNDANLIFDNVNNNGGLTLDTTGGTLSGYTDAKSGLSAGAGRMFVYATFDKPVTAGGKLPGEGRDNVRGYLRFTGQTVNMRIATSLISVDQAKKNLAQELAPNATLESVRDAAQRAWDEKLGVIEVEGASKDQLTTLYSNLYRLFLYPNSGHENTGTPAAPAYKYASFVSPKTGADTPTQTGSKIVDGQTYVNNGFWDTYRTTWPAYSLLTPDMAGKMIDGFVQQYRDGGWISRWSSPGYADLMTGTSSDVAFADAYLKGVRNFDVKSSYDAALRNATVTPPNNAVGRKGVDEGMFLGYAPNTADHGFSWSIEGYVNDFGIANLSKKLYDEAPATDPRKAEYLANYEYFTSRAQQYVNLFDPSVGFFQGRDAAGKFSRSKAEYDPRVWGIDYTETDGWGMAFSVPQDGQGLANLYGGKDGLAKKLDAFFADQETANFPGSYGGVIHEMREARDVRMGQLGHSNQASHHTMYMYDYAGQPAKTQAKVREALGRLYTGSEIGQGYGGDEDNGEQSAWWTFSALGFYPLQMGSPNYAVGSPLFTKATVHLAGGKNLVINAPKNNTKNIYVQGLRVNGKPYSSTSIPQDLIAKGGTLDFDMGPTPSKWGTGPNDAPPSITTGDAAPSPLHDLTGPGKGTATGADVDVNAVTALFDNTSRTESKVTAPIQYQLASTKEAATMYTLTSAKIPGDAKSWTLKGSYDGTNWAVADERTDQSFQWRQQTRAFKVTNPAHFKYYRLEVTATSGGTMSLAEFELLGKPDAVCSKTITGTHNGPLTVTGTVCLDNATVTGPVTVAPGATLIATGGSVGGPLTAANAQQVVLTGTKIGGPLSITGTKGTVSVEQADIAGPVALTGNHGPVLTASSVGGPLACAANSPAPSDYALTNTVRGPSAGQCAKF, encoded by the coding sequence ATGCCCCGAAGCGCCAGAACAACGCTCAGCACCGCGCTGTCCGTCGTTGTCATAGCCGCAGGCCTGGCCGCCGTCCCCACGACCGCGAGCGCCGAAGCCCCCGCCGACTTCTACTCCTCCTTCGAGACCGGCGAAACCCAGCCGACCTGGAACGACACCGTCGAAACCGACGCACAAGGCAAGCAGAAGGCCTTCGGCGTCAACGGCGCCAACGGCACCGCCATCCCCGGCGACATCCGCGGCCGCGTCACCGAGACCAGCGCCAGCAGCGAGAACACCTCCGGCGAAGACTCGACCATGCTCGTCGACGGCACCGCCGACACCAAATGGCTCGCCTGGACCCCCACCGCCTGGGAACAGATCACCCTCTCCGAAGCCACCTCCATCACCCACTACGCGGTCACCTCGGCCAACGACGCCCCCGAACGCGACCCCAAGGACTGGACGCTCCAAGGCTCCAACGACGCCCTGACCTGGACCGACATCGACAAGCAGGCAGGCCAGTCCTTCAGCGACCGCTTCCAGCAGAAGGACTACAAGCTCGCCGCACCCACAGCGGCCTTCAAGTACTTCCGCTACGACGTCACCCGCAACAACGGCGGCCCGATCATGCAGGTCGCCGAACTGCTCCTCGCCAACGACGAGCCGGCGCCGCCGCCACTGCCGAACATGCGCACCTTCCCCGACTCCGGCCCCACCTCCGGCTACACCAACAAGAACCGCGTCGGCTTCACCGGACTCCGCGCCTACCGCTACTCCGGCAGCCAGACCGTCACCGGACACGGCTGGTCCTACAACAAGATCTTCGACGTCGACATCCCCGTCACCAACACGACCGAGCTGTCGTACAAGATCCAGCCCCAGTTCATCAAAGACGACCTGAAGTACCCCAGCACCAACGTCGCCGTCGACCTCGCCTTCACCGACGGCACCTACCTCAGCCAACTCGGCGCCACCGACCAGTACGGCTTCGCACTGTCCCCGCAAGGCCAAGGCGCGAGCAAGGTCCTCTACACCAACCAGTGGAACCTCGTCCGCGCCAACCTCGCACTCGCCGCGGGCAAGACCATCGACCGCATCCTCGTCGGCTACGACAACCCCAACGGCCCCGGCGTGCTCCAAGGCTGGCTCGACGACATCAAGATCTCGGCGACCCCCACCCCGCCCGCCAGCAAGCGCCCCACCGACAACGTGCTGACCACCCGAGGCACCCTCGCCAACAGCACCTTCTCCCGCGGCAACAACTTCCCGGCCACCGCCGTCCCGCACGGCTTCAACTTCTGGACCCCCGTCACCGACGCCGGATCCAACAGCTGGCTCTACAACTACCACTCCGGCAACAACGCCCAGAACCTGCCGACACTGCAATCCTTCAGCGCCAGCCACGAACCCAGCCCCTGGATGGGTGACCGCCAAAGCTTCCAGGTCATGCCCTCACTCGCCACCGGCGTCCCCGACGCCAACCGCGAAAAGCGCGCACTGGCCTTCAAACACGAGAACGAAACCGCACGCGCCCACTACTACGGCGTCCAGTTCGAAAACGGCATCAAAACCGAACTCGCACCCACCGACCACGCCGCGCTCTTCCGCTTCACCTTCCCCGGCAACGACGCCAACCTCATCTTCGACAACGTCAACAACAACGGCGGACTCACCCTCGACACCACCGGCGGCACACTCAGCGGCTACACCGACGCCAAGAGCGGACTGTCCGCGGGCGCCGGCCGCATGTTCGTCTACGCCACCTTCGACAAGCCCGTCACCGCAGGCGGCAAACTCCCCGGCGAAGGCCGCGACAACGTCCGCGGCTACCTGCGCTTCACCGGCCAGACCGTCAACATGCGCATCGCCACCTCCCTGATCAGCGTCGACCAGGCCAAGAAGAACCTCGCACAGGAACTCGCACCCAACGCCACCCTCGAAAGCGTCCGCGACGCCGCACAGCGGGCCTGGGACGAGAAACTCGGCGTCATCGAGGTCGAAGGCGCCTCCAAGGACCAGCTCACCACCCTCTACTCCAACCTCTACCGCCTGTTCCTCTACCCCAACTCCGGGCACGAGAACACCGGCACCCCGGCCGCACCGGCCTACAAGTACGCCAGTTTCGTCTCCCCGAAGACCGGCGCCGACACCCCCACCCAGACCGGCTCGAAGATCGTCGACGGCCAGACCTACGTCAACAACGGCTTCTGGGACACCTACCGCACCACCTGGCCCGCCTACTCACTCCTCACCCCCGACATGGCCGGCAAGATGATCGACGGCTTCGTCCAGCAATACCGCGACGGCGGCTGGATCTCCCGCTGGTCCTCACCCGGCTACGCCGACCTGATGACCGGCACCAGCTCCGACGTCGCCTTCGCCGACGCCTACCTCAAGGGCGTCCGCAACTTCGACGTCAAATCCTCCTACGACGCGGCACTGCGCAACGCCACCGTCACCCCGCCCAACAACGCGGTCGGCCGCAAGGGCGTCGACGAGGGCATGTTCCTCGGCTACGCGCCCAACACCGCCGACCACGGCTTCTCCTGGTCCATCGAGGGCTACGTCAACGACTTCGGCATCGCCAACCTGTCGAAGAAGCTCTACGACGAAGCACCAGCCACCGACCCGCGCAAGGCCGAGTACCTCGCCAACTACGAGTACTTCACCAGCCGCGCCCAGCAGTACGTGAACCTCTTCGACCCCAGCGTCGGCTTCTTCCAGGGACGCGACGCCGCGGGCAAGTTCAGCCGCAGCAAGGCCGAATACGACCCGCGTGTCTGGGGCATCGACTACACCGAAACCGACGGCTGGGGCATGGCGTTCTCCGTTCCCCAGGACGGACAAGGCCTCGCCAACCTCTACGGCGGCAAGGACGGCCTCGCCAAGAAACTCGACGCCTTCTTCGCCGACCAGGAGACCGCCAACTTCCCCGGCTCCTACGGCGGCGTCATCCACGAGATGCGCGAGGCCCGCGACGTCCGGATGGGCCAGCTCGGCCACTCCAACCAGGCGTCACACCACACGATGTACATGTACGACTACGCGGGCCAGCCTGCCAAGACCCAGGCCAAGGTCCGCGAAGCACTCGGCCGCCTCTACACCGGCAGCGAGATCGGCCAAGGCTACGGCGGCGACGAGGACAACGGCGAGCAGTCGGCCTGGTGGACCTTCAGCGCGCTCGGCTTCTACCCGCTCCAGATGGGCAGCCCGAACTACGCCGTCGGCTCCCCGCTGTTCACCAAGGCGACCGTCCACCTCGCCGGTGGCAAGAACCTGGTGATCAACGCGCCGAAGAACAACACGAAGAACATCTACGTGCAGGGCCTGCGCGTCAACGGCAAGCCCTACTCGTCGACGTCGATCCCGCAGGACCTCATCGCCAAGGGCGGCACGCTCGACTTCGACATGGGCCCCACCCCCTCGAAGTGGGGCACCGGCCCGAACGACGCCCCGCCGTCCATCACCACCGGCGACGCGGCACCGTCCCCGCTGCACGACCTGACCGGACCCGGCAAGGGCACGGCCACCGGTGCGGACGTCGACGTCAACGCCGTGACCGCGCTCTTCGACAACACCTCGCGGACCGAGTCGAAGGTGACGGCGCCGATCCAGTACCAGCTGGCGTCCACCAAGGAAGCCGCCACGATGTACACGCTGACCTCGGCGAAAATCCCGGGTGACGCGAAGAGCTGGACGCTCAAGGGCTCCTACGACGGGACGAACTGGGCGGTCGCCGACGAGCGCACCGACCAGAGCTTCCAGTGGCGCCAGCAGACGCGGGCGTTCAAGGTGACCAACCCGGCGCACTTCAAGTACTACCGCCTCGAGGTCACCGCCACGTCCGGCGGCACCATGTCGCTCGCCGAGTTCGAACTGCTCGGCAAGCCGGACGCGGTGTGCTCGAAGACGATCACCGGCACGCACAACGGCCCGCTGACCGTCACCGGCACGGTCTGCCTGGACAACGCGACGGTCACCGGACCGGTCACCGTCGCACCGGGCGCGACGCTCATCGCCACCGGCGGTTCCGTCGGCGGCCCGCTGACCGCGGCCAACGCCCAGCAGGTGGTGCTCACCGGCACCAAGATCGGCGGTCCGCTGTCGATCACCGGCACCAAGGGCACGGTCTCGGTCGAGCAGGCCGACATCGCGGGCCCGGTCGCGCTGACCGGCAACCACGGTCCGGTGCTGACGGCCAGCTCGGTCGGCGGGCCGCTGGCCTGCGCGGCCAACTCGCCGGCGCCGTCGGACTACGCGCTGACGAACACCGTGCGCGGCCCGTCCGCCGGGCAGTGCGCCAAGTTCTAG
- a CDS encoding VOC family protein: MSSSFVDRSGSRIDHLNIAVPDLGAAAGFYEPVLASIGIARMLDVPAGLTEGQRAMVGFGWPDRKPYFWLLAGGSVGTGMHLAFTVDDRVSVEAFYRAALAAGARSEHAPAVHAEYHEDYFGAFVTDPLGISLEAVCHSPFPGGGRLYDPGVAAGG; the protein is encoded by the coding sequence ATGAGTTCATCTTTTGTGGATCGCTCGGGTTCGAGGATCGATCATCTGAACATCGCTGTGCCGGATCTCGGTGCGGCGGCGGGGTTTTACGAGCCGGTGCTGGCGTCGATCGGGATCGCGCGGATGCTGGACGTCCCGGCCGGGCTGACCGAGGGGCAGCGGGCGATGGTGGGGTTCGGGTGGCCGGACCGGAAGCCGTATTTCTGGTTGCTGGCGGGTGGTTCGGTCGGGACGGGGATGCATCTGGCGTTCACTGTGGACGATCGGGTTTCGGTCGAGGCGTTCTATCGGGCGGCTTTGGCGGCGGGTGCGCGGTCGGAGCACGCGCCCGCGGTGCATGCGGAGTATCACGAGGATTATTTCGGGGCTTTTGTCACGGATCCGCTGGGAATCAGCCTCGAGGCGGTGTGCCATTCGCCTTTCCCTGGTGGTGGGCGACTGTACGATCCGGGCGTTGCTGCTGGCGGGTGA
- a CDS encoding helix-turn-helix transcriptional regulator, which yields MATTSARALELLSLLTTRWTTDDLATRFHVSTRTIRRDIDTLRTLGYPIEATKGPDATYRLAGGKLPPLLFDDEQALAVAVALQTAPTTVSGTTTAAARALSTIKQIMPAHLRAQAEALDLTTIGNYWDFPAPTVAPATLAAVGAAIRDRHLLDLEHLTPDGNRPEPGPPARVAPHHLVHWAGRWYLVAHDGDWTIHRLDRIHPRGPTGLTFHRRELPEDVAHYVMTTADRGDTTPTWPCLGAATLDLPADIVARFAPGGSVVEHLAPGRTRLTLGAWSWAGIAGLLGTFDTDLTDLRPHELRQACHTLAARYQAAIKPA from the coding sequence ATGGCGACCACGTCCGCACGCGCACTCGAGCTGCTCTCCCTGCTCACCACCCGCTGGACCACCGACGACCTCGCCACCCGGTTCCACGTCAGCACCCGCACCATCCGCCGCGACATCGACACCCTGCGCACCCTCGGCTACCCCATCGAAGCCACCAAAGGCCCCGACGCCACCTACCGGCTCGCCGGCGGAAAACTGCCACCACTGCTCTTCGACGACGAACAGGCGCTCGCCGTCGCCGTCGCGCTGCAGACCGCACCGACCACCGTCTCCGGCACCACCACCGCCGCGGCCCGCGCGCTGAGCACCATCAAGCAGATCATGCCCGCGCACCTGCGCGCCCAGGCCGAAGCACTCGACCTCACCACCATCGGCAACTACTGGGACTTCCCCGCACCCACCGTCGCACCCGCCACCCTCGCCGCCGTCGGCGCCGCCATCCGCGACCGGCACCTGCTCGACCTCGAACACCTCACCCCCGACGGAAACCGGCCCGAACCAGGCCCACCCGCACGCGTCGCACCCCACCACCTCGTCCACTGGGCAGGCCGCTGGTACCTCGTCGCCCACGACGGCGACTGGACGATCCACCGCCTCGACCGCATCCACCCCCGCGGCCCCACCGGCCTCACCTTCCACCGACGCGAACTCCCCGAAGACGTCGCGCACTACGTCATGACCACCGCCGACCGCGGCGACACCACCCCCACCTGGCCCTGCCTCGGCGCCGCCACCCTCGACCTGCCCGCCGACATCGTCGCCCGCTTCGCACCCGGCGGCTCGGTCGTCGAACACCTCGCGCCCGGCCGCACCCGCCTCACACTCGGCGCCTGGTCATGGGCGGGCATCGCAGGCCTGCTCGGCACCTTCGACACCGACCTCACCGACCTCCGCCCCCACGAGCTCAGACAGGCCTGCCACACCCTCGCCGCCCGCTACCAAGCCGCGATAAAGCCCGCTTAA
- a CDS encoding GH92 family glycosyl hydrolase has protein sequence MTGTGFFSSFEPSDPQPLLSGIDTGPTHSPTARENVGFTGLHALRFTGGGVLFEVDVTVTEHSELSYVVFPEGDLLVTVDVEFDDGSRAGLTTDPKSLYPDQWNLVRRRLGRFAGRGVRRILLHAQSPGWLDDVRLAERPVENKDPVDWVRTTRGTHSSSDFSRGNTFPATAVPHGFNFWTPVTDSSVTNWIYEYHRRNTAENLPALEAFGLSHQPSPWMGDRHTFHVMPGIGPVESSRAKRRLTFRHENETDRPHHYGVTFENGITTDIAPADHAAIFRFTFPEDRSWLLFDNVKNRGGLRVKPHKRVLTGHTWVRSRLSTGARRMFVYAEFDKPAKHGGKLRHPFWRTVTGYLEFEAREVTMRIATSLISLEQAQRNLELEIPDGTTFEEVRDNARAAWQDILGRVEIEGATEDQLTTFYSNLYRLYLYPNSGHEDTPDGVRHASPVIRRCRPSTRKRTGAAVVDGEMFVNNGFWDTYRTTWPAYALLTPSRCARMIDGFLQQYREGGWVSRWSSPGYANLMTGTSSDVAFADAYLKGANDFDLRTAYEAALKNATVTPTGAGVGRKGLAESIFLGYTPTSTGEGLSWALEGCINDFGIANMATVLGDRDNEAYFRRRAMQYVNHFDQRIGFFQGRDRDGSWRTAPEHFDPAAWGGDYTETNAWNTAFSVPHDGHGLVALHGDLEAKLDKFFATPETGRNPGAYGGIIHEMTEARDVRLGQYGHSNQPSHHIPYIYNYAGVPAKTQRIVREVLNRCYLGSDIGQGYPGDEDNGEMSAWYVFGALGFYPLAIGSPYYAVGSPLFPKVTIHLENGEDLVIRASGHQFPYVQNLHVNGAPQPMPFLTHAAIAGGGTIDFTLGRQPSRWGSGRPRPRVPAPLHDLTGTVHSAHGTNVEALIDDTTRTEATFRSTTATIDYTVDGPNRPVEIYTLTSGARDGGDPKSWVLEGSDDGTEWTVLDERADEAFPWRRQTRPFLLSRPATFGRYRLRITGSSASWISLSQWELLAQ, from the coding sequence GTGACGGGCACCGGGTTCTTCTCCTCTTTCGAACCAAGCGATCCGCAACCCTTGCTCTCGGGCATAGACACCGGGCCTACCCACTCCCCCACTGCCAGGGAGAACGTCGGCTTCACCGGACTCCACGCGCTCCGCTTCACCGGCGGCGGGGTCCTGTTCGAAGTGGACGTCACCGTCACCGAGCACAGTGAACTGTCCTATGTGGTGTTCCCCGAAGGCGACCTGCTCGTCACCGTCGACGTCGAGTTCGACGACGGCAGCCGCGCCGGGCTCACCACCGACCCGAAGTCGCTCTACCCCGATCAGTGGAACCTCGTCCGCAGGCGCCTCGGCCGCTTCGCGGGCCGCGGCGTCCGCCGGATCCTCCTGCACGCCCAGTCCCCCGGCTGGCTCGACGACGTCCGCCTCGCCGAACGGCCCGTCGAGAACAAGGACCCCGTCGACTGGGTGCGTACCACCCGCGGCACCCACTCCAGCAGCGACTTCTCCCGCGGCAACACCTTCCCGGCCACGGCCGTGCCGCACGGGTTCAACTTCTGGACCCCGGTCACCGACTCCAGCGTGACCAACTGGATCTACGAGTACCACCGGCGCAACACCGCCGAGAACCTCCCCGCGCTCGAAGCGTTCGGCCTCAGCCACCAGCCGAGCCCCTGGATGGGCGACCGGCACACCTTCCACGTCATGCCCGGCATCGGACCGGTCGAATCCTCGCGCGCCAAACGCAGGCTGACCTTCCGCCACGAGAACGAGACCGACCGGCCACACCACTACGGCGTCACGTTCGAAAACGGCATCACCACCGACATCGCGCCCGCCGACCACGCCGCGATCTTCCGGTTCACCTTCCCCGAAGACCGCTCCTGGCTGCTGTTCGACAACGTCAAGAACCGCGGCGGACTGCGCGTCAAACCGCACAAGCGCGTCCTCACCGGGCACACCTGGGTCCGCAGCAGACTTTCCACCGGCGCACGCCGCATGTTCGTCTACGCCGAGTTCGACAAGCCCGCCAAGCACGGCGGCAAGCTCCGGCATCCGTTCTGGCGCACCGTCACCGGCTACCTCGAGTTCGAGGCCCGCGAGGTCACCATGCGCATCGCCACCTCGCTGATCAGCCTCGAACAGGCCCAGCGCAACCTCGAACTCGAAATCCCGGACGGCACCACCTTCGAGGAGGTCCGCGACAACGCCCGCGCCGCCTGGCAGGACATCCTCGGCCGCGTCGAGATCGAAGGCGCCACCGAAGACCAGCTGACCACGTTCTACTCGAACCTCTACCGCCTCTACCTCTACCCGAACTCCGGCCACGAGGACACGCCCGACGGCGTCCGCCACGCCAGCCCGGTCATCCGCCGCTGCCGCCCGAGCACCCGCAAACGCACCGGCGCCGCGGTCGTCGACGGCGAGATGTTCGTCAACAACGGCTTCTGGGACACCTACCGCACCACCTGGCCCGCCTACGCGCTGCTCACCCCGAGCCGCTGCGCGCGCATGATCGACGGTTTCCTCCAGCAGTACCGCGAAGGCGGCTGGGTCTCCCGCTGGTCCTCCCCCGGCTACGCCAACCTCATGACCGGCACCAGCTCCGACGTCGCCTTCGCCGACGCCTACCTCAAGGGCGCCAACGACTTCGACCTCCGCACCGCCTACGAAGCGGCACTCAAGAACGCCACCGTCACCCCCACCGGAGCCGGCGTCGGCCGCAAGGGGCTCGCCGAATCGATCTTCCTCGGCTACACGCCGACCAGCACCGGCGAAGGCCTTTCCTGGGCACTCGAAGGCTGCATCAACGACTTCGGCATCGCCAACATGGCCACCGTACTCGGCGACCGCGACAACGAGGCCTACTTCCGCCGCCGCGCCATGCAGTACGTCAACCACTTCGACCAGCGCATCGGCTTCTTCCAGGGCCGCGACCGCGACGGCAGCTGGCGCACCGCGCCCGAGCACTTCGACCCGGCCGCCTGGGGCGGCGACTACACCGAGACCAACGCCTGGAACACCGCGTTCTCCGTGCCACACGACGGACACGGCCTCGTCGCGCTGCACGGCGACCTCGAGGCCAAGCTGGACAAGTTCTTCGCCACCCCGGAAACCGGCCGCAACCCCGGCGCGTACGGCGGGATCATCCACGAGATGACCGAGGCCCGTGACGTCCGCCTCGGCCAATACGGGCACTCCAACCAGCCCTCGCACCACATCCCGTACATCTACAACTACGCGGGCGTGCCGGCGAAGACCCAGCGCATCGTCCGCGAGGTGCTCAACCGCTGCTACCTCGGCAGCGACATCGGCCAGGGCTACCCCGGCGACGAGGACAACGGCGAGATGTCCGCCTGGTACGTCTTCGGCGCGCTCGGCTTCTACCCGCTCGCCATCGGCAGCCCGTACTACGCCGTCGGCTCGCCACTGTTCCCCAAGGTCACCATCCACCTGGAGAACGGCGAAGACCTCGTCATCCGCGCCTCCGGCCACCAGTTCCCGTACGTGCAGAACCTGCACGTCAACGGCGCGCCGCAGCCGATGCCGTTCCTCACCCACGCCGCGATCGCGGGCGGCGGGACCATCGACTTCACCCTCGGCCGCCAGCCGTCGCGCTGGGGCTCCGGCAGACCGCGACCCCGCGTGCCAGCCCCGCTGCACGACCTGACCGGGACCGTCCACAGTGCACACGGCACCAACGTCGAAGCGCTGATCGACGACACCACCCGCACCGAAGCCACCTTCCGCTCCACCACGGCGACCATCGACTACACAGTGGACGGTCCGAACAGGCCGGTCGAGATCTACACCCTCACCTCAGGCGCCCGAGACGGCGGCGACCCGAAATCCTGGGTGCTGGAAGGTTCTGACGACGGTACCGAGTGGACGGTCCTCGACGAACGCGCCGACGAGGCGTTCCCATGGCGCCGCCAGACCAGGCCGTTCCTGCTGAGCCGCCCCGCCACGTTCGGCCGCTACCGGCTGCGGATCACCGGCAGCTCCGCGAGCTGGATCAGCCTGTCCCAATGGGAGCTACTGGCACAGTGA